One part of the Algibacter sp. L1A34 genome encodes these proteins:
- a CDS encoding glycerophosphodiester phosphodiesterase family protein yields the protein MQKTFFTFIFLITFGFVIKAQEIQSVKNIENIVNAKESNTKNIKPNNQARIIWSENYKEKQSPIAFVYLHGFGASSREGEPIMSKLSKRYNANVYMSRLKEHGIKRADSFKDLTPENYLETAKEALSIGKLIGEKVILVSTSTGGSLSLKLASEDSSIAGLIMYSPFIDLINPAFKTIVTPEGKAGFIKMNKGSEIIKQTRPEEEAKYWSTIYHVDGYEALIKMIIKTMTPQTFSKVKTPTFVGYYYKNEEEQDQVVSVPAILKMFDSLGTPENKKVKKAFPEAGNHVIGCDLRSKDRRNVYNQTVAFIDDVILEKQQKYSFDLQGHRGARGLAPENTIQAFEKALALGVNTLELDVVISKDNKVVVSHEPWLNDEVTLDSKGKNITKEDALAFNIYKNKYKKIKSYDVGSIGNPKFLLQEKEKTYKPLLSEVIAFAEAENNKIRYNIELKSTPTDEKNGFQPSVAEFSDLVIEQLKNAKLPLERITIQSFDSRVLEYIHKTYPAFILAFLTYQNDFETNMKMLSFVPEIYSPYYILLNKNEVEMIHNNNNNNLKIIPWTVNKKEDMINLLKIGVDGIITDYPNIAIPLRK from the coding sequence AGCAACACTAAAAATATAAAGCCGAACAATCAAGCCAGAATTATTTGGTCAGAAAACTACAAAGAAAAACAATCTCCAATAGCATTTGTGTACTTACATGGTTTTGGTGCAAGTAGTAGAGAAGGAGAACCCATTATGAGTAAACTTTCTAAAAGATATAATGCTAATGTTTACATGTCACGTTTAAAAGAGCACGGTATTAAAAGAGCGGATAGTTTTAAAGATTTAACTCCAGAAAATTATTTAGAAACAGCAAAGGAAGCGTTATCTATCGGGAAATTAATTGGTGAAAAAGTAATTCTAGTAAGTACTTCTACAGGTGGATCTTTAAGTTTAAAGTTAGCTTCAGAAGATAGTTCTATTGCAGGATTAATCATGTATTCTCCTTTTATAGATCTTATAAATCCTGCTTTTAAAACAATTGTTACGCCAGAAGGTAAAGCAGGATTTATAAAAATGAACAAAGGAAGTGAAATTATAAAACAAACGAGACCGGAAGAAGAAGCAAAATACTGGTCTACAATTTATCATGTAGATGGATATGAAGCTTTAATTAAGATGATTATAAAGACCATGACACCTCAAACTTTTTCAAAAGTAAAAACGCCTACATTTGTTGGTTATTATTATAAAAATGAAGAAGAGCAAGATCAAGTTGTTTCTGTTCCGGCAATTTTAAAAATGTTTGATAGTTTAGGAACTCCGGAAAATAAAAAAGTAAAAAAAGCTTTTCCAGAAGCAGGAAATCATGTTATAGGTTGCGATTTAAGGTCTAAAGATAGGCGAAATGTATACAATCAAACAGTGGCTTTTATAGACGATGTCATTTTAGAGAAACAACAAAAATATAGTTTTGATTTACAAGGTCATAGAGGTGCTAGAGGTTTAGCTCCAGAAAACACCATTCAAGCTTTTGAAAAAGCATTAGCTTTAGGTGTCAACACGTTAGAATTAGATGTGGTTATTAGTAAAGATAACAAGGTAGTTGTTTCTCATGAGCCTTGGTTAAATGATGAGGTTACTTTAGATTCAAAAGGAAAAAATATCACAAAAGAAGATGCTTTGGCTTTTAATATTTATAAAAATAAATACAAAAAGATAAAGAGTTACGATGTTGGTTCTATTGGAAATCCGAAGTTTTTATTGCAGGAAAAAGAAAAAACTTATAAACCATTATTGTCTGAAGTTATCGCTTTTGCTGAAGCGGAAAATAATAAAATTCGTTACAATATTGAACTTAAAAGTACACCAACAGACGAAAAAAACGGATTTCAACCTTCTGTTGCTGAATTTTCTGATCTTGTAATTGAGCAATTAAAAAACGCGAAATTACCGTTAGAAAGAATAACGATACAAAGTTTTGATTCAAGAGTTTTAGAATATATTCATAAAACATATCCAGCATTTATTTTGGCATTTTTAACGTATCAAAATGATTTTGAAACGAATATGAAAATGTTAAGTTTTGTACCAGAAATATACAGCCCATATTACATTCTATTGAATAAAAATGAAGTTGAAATGATACATAATAATAATAATAATAATCTGAAAATAATTCCTTGGACCGTAAATAAAAAAGAGGATATGATTAATTTACTTAAAATAGGCGTTGATGGTATTATTACAGATTATCCAAATATTGCAATTCCTTTAAGAAAATAA
- a CDS encoding RagB/SusD family nutrient uptake outer membrane protein produces the protein MKTYKYLFLLLMSLSIVGCSDLEEEPVGLLSPDGFFQSTNDIQTAVDGALTHAINEKFWGRKLSIALMLRSDMVDLASDETRRVEMNELTTLGSNGMISEFWPKTYQGIAAANLAIAGAESVGAEDAIKNPVVAQAYFIRAFYYFHLVRQFGSVPYIDEPITDAAASAAISSTPVAEIYENIIADLEFAKTWLPNTTLSRAIPSKAAASSYLSLVYLTMAGTSDSANFKKAFDEASEVIARAENGTYSLGLDPDYQTLFDATKIDASIEPIFALDYNNFEAPDNAYDQIAPMTGIRGSDTNGGGWSVAVPALAVYETWNSEDYRRAVSMDDFSYFGGVKVNYNDCPSIDSEGNPTGWYTDADGTCVQLEDDTNNDGIGDSGEEIPAGGYVSAGPHKFAKNRPYVAKYTRYPGPFARGNGRATSHNYSMIRYAEVLLIAAEAAVELNDDISAVKYINAVRSRARSGGAWLSTASSLVPADHSGGVTVDDVLEERRLELAFEGKRWYDIARRKIGDQVFSASGLEGAKANFSSDDYLMPIPEDELERNPNL, from the coding sequence ATGAAAACATATAAATATTTATTCTTGTTATTGATGAGTTTATCAATAGTTGGATGTTCAGATTTAGAAGAAGAGCCAGTAGGACTATTATCTCCAGACGGATTCTTCCAATCTACAAATGATATACAAACTGCAGTTGACGGTGCTTTAACACATGCTATCAATGAAAAGTTTTGGGGAAGAAAATTATCTATTGCTTTAATGTTACGTTCTGACATGGTTGACCTTGCATCAGACGAAACAAGAAGGGTTGAGATGAACGAATTAACCACACTAGGTAGTAACGGGATGATTAGTGAATTTTGGCCTAAAACCTACCAAGGTATTGCAGCTGCAAACCTTGCTATTGCCGGAGCAGAATCTGTAGGCGCAGAAGATGCTATTAAAAACCCAGTAGTAGCACAAGCATATTTCATAAGAGCTTTTTACTATTTTCACTTAGTAAGACAATTTGGATCTGTTCCATACATAGATGAACCAATTACAGACGCAGCAGCATCTGCAGCTATAAGCAGCACACCTGTAGCAGAAATATATGAGAACATTATTGCAGATTTAGAGTTTGCAAAAACATGGTTACCTAACACAACTCTATCTAGAGCTATCCCATCTAAAGCAGCAGCTAGCTCATATTTATCGTTAGTATATTTAACAATGGCAGGAACAAGTGATTCTGCTAATTTCAAAAAAGCTTTCGACGAAGCCTCAGAGGTTATTGCTCGCGCTGAAAACGGTACTTATAGCTTAGGTTTAGATCCTGATTATCAAACTTTATTTGATGCGACTAAAATAGACGCTTCTATTGAGCCTATTTTTGCTTTAGATTATAATAACTTTGAAGCTCCTGATAATGCTTACGATCAAATAGCTCCAATGACAGGTATTAGAGGAAGTGACACAAACGGTGGTGGCTGGTCTGTTGCTGTTCCAGCACTTGCAGTTTATGAAACTTGGAACTCTGAAGATTACAGAAGAGCTGTTAGTATGGATGATTTTTCATATTTTGGTGGTGTAAAAGTAAATTATAACGATTGCCCTAGCATTGATTCAGAAGGAAATCCTACAGGTTGGTATACTGATGCAGATGGTACATGTGTACAATTAGAAGATGATACTAACAATGACGGAATTGGTGATTCTGGAGAAGAAATACCTGCTGGTGGTTATGTATCTGCTGGACCTCATAAATTTGCTAAAAACAGACCTTACGTAGCAAAGTATACACGTTACCCAGGACCTTTTGCTCGTGGAAACGGTAGAGCAACTAGCCATAATTATTCAATGATTCGCTATGCAGAAGTATTATTAATTGCTGCAGAAGCAGCCGTTGAATTAAATGATGATATATCTGCTGTAAAATATATAAATGCCGTAAGATCTAGAGCTAGATCTGGTGGAGCATGGTTAAGCACAGCATCAAGTTTAGTTCCTGCAGATCACTCAGGAGGAGTTACTGTTGATGATGTATTAGAAGAACGTAGATTAGAACTTGCATTCGAAGGTAAAAGATGGTATGATATTGCTAGAAGAAAAATAGGAGATCAAGTTTTTAGTGCTTCTGGTTTAGAAGGTGCAAAAGCTAACTTTTCTTCGGACGACTATTTAATGCCAATCCCTGAAGATGAATTAGAAAGAAACCCTAATTTATAA
- a CDS encoding SusC/RagA family TonB-linked outer membrane protein: MKKHKRFKKVYLLLLAFCFAFTVNAQQKTITGTVTSETDNQPLPGVNVIVKGTNTGASTDFDGNYSITVEGTNLELSFSYVGFVQKTVTVGTQSKINVALSEDVSALEEVVVVGYGARKKSDITGAVSSVKADELTAFPVLDAAQALQGRAAGVVVQSNNGGEPGAPIKIKIRGTTSISANSSPLIVVDGFVGASMPQANDIKSLEVLKDASATAIYGSRGSNGVVLVTTKKGRNGKLTVELNSTYAVQNIANKLDLLNADEFTEYQKLRNPSYVQGTADTDWQDLIYRSGSTANHQLSFSGGSDKMNFYASGNYFNQDGIIVNSGFERATFLANLDAQVTDKLKLGLNLFGSRGTKNGVATQSTGSNGVGAGGDDVISLAMRFAPDLPVQDELGHNTVNSVGDQVDNPYAVATERVDETKTDNFRANFYANYDILEGLTFKTTFGLSTENETNGTYSPSTLITTASSEGGRANVTNAKRTNVLSENYLTYKKELGKGDLTLLGGVSFQKTTTEAFSAAGTGFISDSFSFYALDKATGLLQPDSSLSETEIQSQFGRVNYDYDDKYLITATVRRDGASNFAANEKYAIFPSAALGWKVSNENFLKDSETVSNLKLRVSYGVTGNPSISPYQSLARFASLYASSNGQTVNAITPDQPANPDLKWESSYQTNLGVDLGLFNSKVTLSLDYYNIDTKDLILGNNGIPEYFGNANDEILTNLGEINNKGFEISLNTRNITNDNFSWSTDFNLSANKNKVVALINDADIFGDATPSYFSHDRSYVLRVGEEVGLFWGYDYAGVYQGGALPTGTATLASGVAGDPLFVDLDGSGDISEDDRTTIGNPNADYTFGITNSFSYKNLDLSIFFQGSQGADIFNLTDVQLNNGDANTTRDYFNNAWTATNTDTNQPRVGNNSNREISSRFVEDGSYIRLKNIALGYNIPTDVISKLGLERVRVSVSAQNLLTFTNYSGLDPEVNYFGSAGDNNTSSNTVQGFDFGNYPTVRSVNFSLNVKF, translated from the coding sequence ATGAAAAAACACAAACGATTTAAAAAGGTTTACCTTTTATTATTAGCCTTTTGTTTTGCATTTACTGTAAATGCCCAACAAAAAACAATAACAGGAACAGTAACCTCGGAAACAGACAACCAGCCGTTACCTGGTGTTAATGTAATTGTAAAAGGGACAAACACAGGGGCTTCAACCGATTTTGATGGAAACTATTCTATAACTGTAGAAGGAACTAATTTAGAACTAAGCTTTAGTTATGTAGGTTTTGTTCAAAAAACAGTTACTGTTGGAACTCAATCTAAAATAAATGTAGCTTTATCCGAAGACGTAAGTGCTTTAGAAGAAGTAGTTGTTGTTGGATATGGTGCTCGTAAAAAGAGTGACATTACAGGAGCTGTATCATCAGTAAAAGCTGACGAACTAACAGCATTCCCTGTATTAGACGCAGCACAAGCACTTCAAGGACGTGCTGCAGGTGTTGTAGTACAATCTAATAATGGTGGTGAGCCAGGAGCTCCAATAAAAATCAAAATTAGAGGTACAACGTCTATTAGTGCAAACAGTTCACCTCTTATTGTTGTGGATGGTTTTGTAGGAGCTTCAATGCCTCAAGCTAATGATATTAAATCTTTAGAAGTTTTAAAAGATGCATCAGCAACAGCTATATACGGATCTAGGGGCTCTAACGGTGTAGTTTTAGTAACAACAAAAAAAGGTAGAAACGGAAAACTAACAGTAGAACTTAATTCTACATATGCAGTTCAAAATATCGCTAATAAATTAGATTTATTAAATGCAGATGAATTTACTGAATACCAAAAATTAAGAAATCCATCTTATGTGCAAGGAACAGCAGATACAGATTGGCAAGATTTAATATACAGATCTGGAAGTACAGCAAACCATCAACTATCTTTTTCAGGAGGATCGGACAAAATGAACTTCTATGCCTCTGGTAACTATTTTAATCAAGATGGTATAATTGTTAATTCTGGTTTTGAAAGAGCAACATTCTTAGCAAACTTAGATGCACAAGTAACTGATAAATTAAAATTAGGTTTAAACCTATTTGGTAGTCGTGGCACTAAAAACGGTGTTGCAACTCAATCTACTGGTTCTAACGGTGTTGGTGCAGGTGGTGATGATGTAATTTCTTTAGCAATGAGATTTGCACCAGACTTACCAGTTCAAGATGAATTAGGACACAATACGGTTAACTCTGTTGGTGATCAAGTTGATAATCCATATGCAGTTGCAACAGAAAGAGTAGATGAAACTAAAACAGATAACTTTAGAGCAAACTTCTATGCAAATTATGATATTTTAGAAGGTCTTACTTTTAAAACAACATTTGGTTTAAGCACGGAAAATGAAACTAACGGGACTTACAGTCCATCAACGTTAATAACAACAGCTTCATCTGAAGGAGGACGTGCAAACGTAACGAATGCAAAAAGAACAAATGTTTTAAGTGAAAATTACTTAACTTATAAAAAAGAATTAGGAAAAGGTGATTTAACTTTATTAGGTGGGGTTTCTTTTCAGAAAACAACTACTGAAGCATTTTCTGCTGCTGGTACAGGTTTCATCTCAGATAGCTTTTCTTTTTATGCTTTAGACAAAGCAACAGGCTTATTACAACCTGATTCTTCTTTATCAGAAACAGAAATACAATCTCAATTTGGAAGGGTAAATTATGATTATGATGATAAATATTTAATTACAGCAACAGTAAGACGTGATGGAGCTTCTAACTTCGCTGCCAATGAAAAATACGCTATTTTCCCTTCTGCAGCATTAGGTTGGAAAGTATCTAACGAGAACTTTTTAAAAGACAGTGAAACAGTTTCTAATTTAAAATTAAGAGTAAGTTATGGTGTTACAGGTAATCCATCAATTAGTCCTTACCAATCTTTAGCTCGATTCGCTAGTCTTTATGCTTCTAGCAACGGGCAAACCGTTAATGCTATTACACCAGACCAACCGGCTAACCCAGATTTAAAATGGGAATCTTCTTACCAAACAAATCTTGGTGTAGATTTAGGTTTATTTAATAGTAAAGTAACGCTTTCTTTAGATTATTACAATATTGATACTAAGGACTTAATCTTAGGAAACAATGGTATTCCAGAGTATTTCGGTAATGCAAATGATGAAATACTAACAAACCTTGGAGAGATTAACAATAAGGGATTTGAAATTTCTTTAAACACAAGAAATATTACTAACGATAACTTTAGCTGGTCTACAGATTTTAATCTTTCTGCTAACAAAAACAAAGTAGTAGCATTAATTAACGATGCTGATATATTTGGTGATGCTACTCCTAGTTATTTTAGCCACGATAGAAGTTATGTATTAAGAGTTGGAGAAGAAGTTGGTCTTTTCTGGGGTTATGATTATGCAGGTGTTTACCAAGGTGGAGCTTTACCAACAGGAACAGCAACTTTAGCTAGCGGTGTTGCAGGTGATCCATTATTTGTTGATTTAGATGGAAGTGGAGATATTTCAGAAGATGATAGAACAACGATAGGTAACCCCAATGCAGACTACACTTTTGGAATTACAAATAGCTTTTCTTATAAAAACTTAGACTTAAGCATCTTTTTTCAAGGTTCTCAAGGTGCAGACATTTTTAACTTAACTGATGTGCAGCTTAATAACGGTGACGCAAACACCACTAGAGACTATTTTAATAACGCTTGGACGGCTACAAATACTGATACAAACCAACCAAGAGTTGGAAACAACAGTAACAGAGAGATTTCTTCTCGCTTTGTTGAAGATGGAAGTTATATTAGATTAAAAAACATCGCACTTGGTTATAACATACCAACAGATGTTATTTCTAAATTAGGATTAGAAAGAGTAAGAGTATCTGTAAGTGCACAGAACCTATTAACATTCACAAATTATTCAGGTTTAGATCCTGAGGTAAACTATTTCGGTTCTGCGGGAGACAACAATACTTCTTCAAATACCGTTCAAGGTTTTGATTTTGGAAATTACCCAACAGTAAGATCTGTAAACTTCAGCCTTAATGTGAAATTTTAA
- a CDS encoding glycoside hydrolase family 88 protein gives MNTKILFLAITLTTLSCKNKTEVQTNKSQHGSVPLEKRYKDLLQYNLDSLAFPRSLNIKTNTIKTILSKDWCSGFFPGNLWQIYELTENEAYKNKAKQWTAFVEKEKTNNRTHDMGFKIFCSFGNGLKHEENEEYKKVIVESAKTLSTRFNEHISSIRSWDFNKNVWQFPVIIDNMMNLELLFEATKISKDSSYYNLAVKHANTTLKNHFRPDNSCYHVVDYDTISFQPRMKVTHQGFNNESSWSRGQGWAIYGYTMAYRYTKDKRYLNQAEATANFFINHKNLPEDGIPYWDFNDPSIPNAPRDVSAGAIVSSALVELYGYTNNETYLNYSKKVVNSLKSKNYLLNEDIEAPFILDHSTGNWPKNDEVDEPIVYGDYYFLETLLRLKTLRKKID, from the coding sequence ATGAACACAAAAATTCTATTTCTAGCAATTACACTTACAACGTTAAGCTGTAAAAACAAAACAGAGGTCCAAACCAATAAATCCCAACATGGCTCAGTCCCATTAGAAAAGCGCTACAAAGATCTACTTCAATACAACCTAGATTCTTTGGCATTTCCGCGTAGCTTAAACATAAAAACTAATACTATAAAAACAATACTATCAAAAGATTGGTGTAGTGGCTTCTTCCCTGGTAACCTTTGGCAAATTTATGAACTAACAGAAAATGAAGCTTATAAAAACAAAGCCAAACAATGGACAGCTTTTGTTGAAAAAGAAAAAACCAATAACCGCACGCACGATATGGGTTTCAAAATTTTCTGTAGTTTCGGAAATGGATTAAAACATGAAGAAAACGAAGAGTACAAAAAAGTTATAGTTGAAAGCGCAAAAACATTAAGCACACGTTTTAATGAACATATAAGCAGTATCCGCTCGTGGGATTTCAACAAAAATGTTTGGCAATTTCCAGTCATTATAGATAATATGATGAATTTAGAATTACTGTTTGAAGCTACTAAAATCTCCAAAGACAGCTCTTACTATAATCTTGCGGTTAAACACGCTAATACCACGCTAAAAAATCATTTTAGACCAGATAATAGTTGTTATCACGTAGTAGATTATGATACTATTTCGTTTCAACCAAGAATGAAGGTAACACACCAAGGTTTTAATAATGAATCCTCTTGGTCACGAGGACAAGGTTGGGCAATTTACGGTTACACCATGGCATATAGATACACCAAGGATAAACGATACTTAAACCAAGCAGAAGCCACCGCTAATTTCTTTATAAATCATAAAAACTTACCTGAAGACGGGATTCCATATTGGGATTTTAACGATCCTTCAATTCCAAACGCACCAAGAGATGTTTCAGCAGGAGCAATTGTTTCCTCTGCTTTGGTTGAATTATACGGATATACAAATAACGAGACCTATTTAAATTATAGCAAAAAGGTAGTAAATAGCCTCAAATCTAAGAACTATCTTCTAAATGAAGACATTGAAGCTCCATTCATTTTAGATCATAGCACAGGTAATTGGCCGAAAAATGATGAAGTAGATGAACCTATTGTGTATGGTGATTATTACTTTTTAGAAACGTTACTTCGATTAAAAACTTTAAGAAAAAAAATAGACTAA